The window CCCCGTCAGCTGTTCATGGGGCTTCGGTTTCTGCCGCATACGGTTCATAATCTTTCCGGTCACTTCCGGCTCCAGCACCGACTGACCTTCGTATGTAGCTCTGATTGCTTTTGCTATTTCACTCGCCTTTGACGTTTTCAGCATATAACTTGTTGCTCCTGCTTCGAGGGCCGGGTAGACCTTCTCATCATCAAGAAAGCTGGTCACGATAATGATTTTCGCCTCCGGCCAGGCTTGAACGATCTGTCTTGTCGCTTCGATCCCGTCCATTTCCTTCATCACAAGATCCATCAGAATCACGTCAGGTCTGATATCAAGTGCAAGCGTGACTGCTTCTTTTCCATCATCAGCTTCTGCAACTACATCAATGTCCTTTTGGGCGGACAAATAGGAGGACACGCCGATACGAACCATTTCATGATCATCCACAAACAACACTCTGATCATTTTCTTTCTCCTCCTTTTGCATAAGGGACTTTTACTTCATAATAGCTTCCTTCCCCGGCAACACTGACAATTTTCAGGTCGCCTCCGATTGCTTCGGCCCGTTCTTTCATATTCGTCAGCCCGTAAGAGCTTTTCTCTGCCGCCTTATCAACGTCAAACCCGATGCCATTGTCAGTTACACGCAGAATCACATAATCGTCCCGGCTCACACAGAGCACTGTCATTTTATCGGCTTTTGCATGGCGGAGAATGTTGGAGACGGCCTCCTGGAGAATCCGGAACAGGTGATCCTCCACCCCTTTTTCAAGTTCGAGAGGCTCTGCTTTGACCTGGATCTTCAGTGGTACTTTTTCCTTCAGCTCCGAAAGAAGTTCTTTTACGCCTTCTTCCAGGGTTTTATTTTTAAGAGCCACCGGCCTCAGGTGAAGTAAAAGCGCCCGCATTTCCAGCTGGGACTGCTCAATCATCCTGCCGACCATCGCCAGCTGCTTTTTCATCGTGTCGTCCTCCGGGGGCCTCGTTTCATTGATTGTCGCCATCATCATGGAAGCGGCAAACAGCTGCTGGCTGACGGAATCGTGGAGTTCCCTGGCAAGCCTGGTCCGCTCTTCGGCCACCACTTCCTGAAGACTTCTTTCCCGTTCGCTTGCGTGTTCCGTTACAAGCCGCTGGGCTGTCTTTGTCTGCTCGGCAATTTTATGTTCGAGTGCGGTCAGACTTTTTTCGATTTCCTTCAATTCGAGAAGCGGCTCCTCCTCAAGACCCGTTCTCTTCTTCCCCTTTGAGACGGCTTCCACCTGATTGCGAATGGCTGTAAGTTTGTTTTTACTGTAACTTCCAGCCAATAGACCAGCTGTGATGCCTGCCAGGACCGTCACGGTCAACAGAAAGTAAATAAACGGGAGGTCAAAAACGCGCTGCTCCCAGAGCATGGACCACGATTCGAGAGGAAAGGAAAAGAAGATGGTCACACTTACAACAAGACTGAAAACCATGGCAGCTGTAAAGGTGATGAGGCCTGTTCTGAACATCACATTCATGTCCTCTTCACCTCACATTCCCCCGACCAGACAGAGGTGACGATCCGGATCCGCGGCTTTTCCGTCTGAAACCCGCTCGTCTCGTAAAACACCTGCTGGTTAAAGCGCCGGTCTGATCTCTGGTCAAAGACCGTTAGGCCCCCGAACAGCGCTGTATGGTGAACAGCCACTTCCACCTCGTACGGCACGTGTATGGTCAGGTTGCCAATCCCGTGCCGGATCATAATCACCCCGTCCTCCGGTACGACCGTATTCCCAAGATCCACGATCCGATCGCCGACGCCCCCGAGAATATTAACATCCCGCCACGAATAAGGAGATTCGTTTGTTTTTTCCATGCCGGTCAGGCGGTTCTTCATGAGGGGGCGCACGTGGAGAAAGTCCCCCTGTCTTTTTGTTTCTCCTGCGGATTCAGGTGTAATCGTTTCCGGTTCCATTCTCGACTGATAAAAACGGTAAAGCAGCAGGGCTGCCATTGCGATGATGATAAACCTTACCGCCATCAGGTTCAGGACAGTCAGAATAAACATGACGAGCCCGACCCAGAATAGAAGCTTTCCAATCAGGCGATGATACCATCGCCGGCCGAGGAAGATCATGAACACCTGAAGAACCAGGGAAAACAGAAAGCCCGGTCCAAAGAACAAAGCTTCCCCTAAAAGGAGGACAAGCCCGATCAGAAAAATCCAGTTGAACATTCTCGTTGATATCTGGTTAAACACGGGGCGCCCTCCTTCCTTTTTGGCTCTGCTGTGCAGAGCATTATGTATGAAGAGGCCGGGAAATAAATGTTTGTCCGGAGGCTCATCCAACCATTTTCATTCTTTCCCGGCCTTGCTTACCTTTTTCGCACACGAACTCATTTTACCATGATTTAACGGTTCTTTTCTTTTTCTGCCTGTTCGATCAGTTTCTGTTCGATTTCAGCAAGCTTGGAATCAAAAGTGTTCTTGTGGTAATCACGGTTTACCCGCTGTTCCAGGTTCTCGATATACTGCTCCATATCTCCAAAACGGGAGAAGGAACGCTCACCTGATTCAGAGGTAACTTTACTCATTTTATAACTTGCTCTGGCGGCATTTTCCCGGCCCATCAGTTCCATTTGCCTGACTCGCATATCCTTGAGTCTATGCTTCATGTCCTCGTACTGCTGTTCGAGTTTTTCAAGCTGGAATTCGGCGTCCTGCCTGGCTTTTTCCAGTCTTTCTGCTCTCTGACTGTATTCCTCCCATTCACGGGCAGCAAATCCTGCATACTCTTCTTCGCCCGCACGCTCGGCAACTTCTTTCTGATGCTGGCGCCTCTCGGCCATTTCAGCCGCTTCTGTATGCTCCCTTACAAATTCCTCTTTCAGCCTGTGCTGGCGCTCAACAAGCTGCCGCACCTTTTCTGTTTCTTTTTCACTCTGCCTCAGGTAGTGATTCAGGGCAGCAATCGGATTGCCCGCTTCCTTTTTATCCATCATGCCGTGCAGATCTGCCGATACGGCGTCTTTGATTCGTGTAAACAGTGTGGTCATTGTTCAGTCTCTCCTTTTTGTTCAGTTTTCTACGGATCCCTGATCCGGATTCAGCGGTTCATATCTGCCCACTGCTTTTCAAAGCTTGTGAACGGGTCTTCTTCTTCCGATGGCTTATTAAGGACCGTGTCACGGTCACTGTTCCAGTTATTCCAGATGAAGTAGAGAGCCGCAAGTGCGGCCAGTCCAATCACTGAAAATGAATTGGCGACACCGATACTTACAACAATCAGTCCGGCAATGACCCACCAGACCTTCCCTGCTGTTGAAACGGTTTTTACGAACTGGTTAAAAATGATGTAGGTGAGCCAGACGGAAACTGCCAGCAGAATCATCGGCCCGAGGTTGGCCAGAAGAACAGCCAGTGCCACAAGACCGGCACAAAACAGTAAAAACTTTTTCATCACTCGTTCCTCCTTTCCTGATCTCTGTCTTAATCGTACCGGTAAACGTAAAACGGCATAATGGCCCCCGGCTTTATTTTCACTAGGTCCCGAGGCGTATACAGGAGCAGGCCTGACCCGTGGCGGGCTTCTGGATCAGGATGGCGGACAGTGTTCTCCATCACTTTCCTTCACACGACAAATCCCGCAAGTTAATTAAACGTTTATTTAACCTGCAAAGATTGGCGGATCAGAGACGATTTGTGTGATTTTTGCTTTAATAAATAGGCTCTGTTAAAGTATGGTGTTGATTTCCGCTCACTGCGCTCCCTTTCCGCGGGCACCGCTTCAGCCTCCTCGGGAGGATCGCCCTGCGGGGTCTTCAGCCGGTGCTGTTCCCGCAGGAGTGTCGCGCGCTCGCTTCAATCAACAACGATAGAAAAATATCAAAATTAAGCTTTAACAGTGCCAATAAATAAAAAAAACACAGCCTGCGGTCATTGCCGCTATGGCTGTGTCTGACTACTATGCTGTTAATCTTCCTGCGGCGGGTCGCTTCCGTTGAAAACGTTCAGTACTTCTCCCATGAACGACTTGGTTTCATACCAGATCCAGCTGAGAACCCGGTTCACTTCATTAACTTCTCCAGCTACGTGTCCCGCCGACGCCAGATACTGGTCACCGTTGATCACCGTTACATTGCCGAGGACTTCGCCTTCCACTTCAATGTCACCGTTACGAACGATTAGATTTCCTTCAATTGTTTCTCCTTCAGGGACAATAACAACATTTCGTTCTTCGTCTATATGGAAATTCCCCTGTCCCTGCACCGTTATTTGAGAACCGCCGCCACCGCTCCAGAAGGAGGATACACTTGTGACGAACAACAGCATAAATACGGCCGCTGCCAGGAAATAGGGATGTCTTCTCATCCAGGTCTTCCATTTGTTTGATTTCGACTGCTGCGGAAGCCTGCTCATGACGCCCGCCGTAAAGTCCGGCGGTGCTTCCACATGCGATGTACTCTGCACGATCGCAATCGTTTTTCTAAGCTCTCGCAGATGCTTTTCGCAGTCTTCGCAGCCCATTAAATGCTGCTCAAACTGCTTTTTTTCCAGGAGCGTCATCTCTTCATCCAGATATTTATGAAGTAAATCAGTTTTTGTTTTTTCGCATGCCATCTGTTCATGCACCCCTTTCTCCTACGAATTCCGGAGACGCTTTCTCAGCGCTTCTCTTCCCCGGTGAATTCTCGTCTTGACCGTCGCAACAGGGAGATTCAGAATTTCCCCGATCTCCTTAAGCGACAGATCCTCCAGATACTTCAGGATGATCGCCGAACGATACTTCGGCGGCAGCTCGGAAATTTCATTCTGGATCCATTCCTGCATCTCATACTGAACCACTTTATCCTCCGGCAGTTCCTCATCCGCCGCAATCTGGGAATAGTAATTCAGATCCTCCGTTCCCCCTACGGGATCGTCGAGATGAAAATCCGGCTTCTTCTTACGTATACGGTCAATCGATAAATTGGTTGCAATTCTGAACAGCCAGGTTGAAAATTTCCTGTTCATGTCGTAGCTGTCCAAATTTGTGTATGCTCTCAGAAAAGCTTCCTGCGCAACGTCCTGCGCTTCGTGGACATTCCCAAGCATGCGGTATGAAATCTGATACACTTTGTCCTTATAAAGATCAACCAGCTCCGCAAAAGCCTGCTGGTCACCCTTTTTCACTTCCATGATGATTTTTTTAACCACCGCATCCATGCTTATTACCTCCGCTCTCTTGCGGCTACCTTCTTTACGCATTACCGGCAAAAAGGTTTCACCTTAAATTACAATCTTTATTTTATCACCTGATTCCAGAAAAATCATACAATTCCTAAATAAGTATATGTTTGGAAAAGTGTATAACAGGGTATGCTACGTACAGGAAAGTCTATCCATACGACGGGAGGTCGAAAAACTTGGAACTTGAACAGAAGGATCTGCTGGAGGAAATTGAGTGGGCAAGGGAGAAAATGTATGACCTCTCTTCACAGCTTAACCGGACCTCACACGAAGTCGTGGCAATCAGTTCCTACCTGGACGCACTACTTAACAAATACCAAACCACGTATTACAAAATAGAGAACTAGAAGAGTTCATACGTTTAAACACCAGCCGCCCCTCCCCCGCGGCTGGTGTTTTTTCTTTTTGTTCAGGTTGAGGAATCCATCTTCATGGCGGTGGTTTTAACTTTGGGCAAATCAGGACACTTCACGCTTTTTCAGGGCCGGTTTGTCCTGACTTTGCGCGAGTCAGGACACTTTGCGCTTTTTAAGGATTGTTTTGTCCCAACTTCTCAAGAAGCTGATTCTATCGGCTTCCTGCTGAACCCTAAACCAGAAAACACAAAAAAATCCGGCTCATCAATAAGCCGAACTGCAATAAACATATGTATGGTGGAGCCTAGCGGGATCGAACCGCTGACCTCCTGCGTGCAAAGCAGGCGCTCTCCCAGCTGAGCTAAGGCCCCGACTGATTTTACTGCCTAAAAAAAATGGCAGGGCTAGCAGGATTCGAACCTGCGAATCACGGGATCAAAACCCGATGCCTTACCGCTTGGCTATAGCCCTATGCGTGTATGTAAATGGTGCTGGCCAGAGGACTTGAACCCCCAACCTACTGATTACAAGTCAGTTGCTCTACCAATTGAGCTAGGCCAGCATATTAAAACCGGTACCTGCAAAAAAGACAGAAAAAAATAATGGTGACCCGTACGGGATTCGAACCCGTGTTACCGCCGTGAAAGGGCGGTGTCTTAACCACTTGACCAACGGGCCTCCTGGAGCTTCCTAGCGGGCTTGAACCGCTGACCTCATCCTTACCATGGATGCGCTCTACCAACTGAGCTAAGGAAGCATGGCTCCACAGGTAGGACTCGAACCTACGACCGATCGGTTAACAGCCGATTGCTCTACCACTGAGCTACTGTGGAATAATACTGAATTGCCGTTAAGCGGCGAATGTCTTCGTCATCTGCAGTCGATCGGGCAGTCACGTACTGTTGTACGCTCCTTTCCTCTCTTCCTTGTTTCCTCGACCTTCTTGCTTTCCGGCAATTCAGGTCTTGAAAACGCGGCGAATCTCTTCGTCATCTGCAGTCGATCGGGCAGTCACGTACTGTTGTACGCTCCTTTCCTCTCTTCACTTCGGCTTTTTCAGGAGGATAAAAATGTCCGGATCACATGCCCAGCGGCGTCCTACTCTCACAGGGGGAGATCCCCCAACTACCATCGGCGCTGGAGAGCTTAACTTCCGTGTTCGGCATGGGAACGGGTGTGGCCTCTCCGCTGTCGCCACTAGACAATGTTATCTCAGACATTTGATATCATACTACAGATCCCGTTGATTTGGCAAGGGGTATGCAATAGTTTTTTACCAAAAATCATGCTTGTCCACTAACAGAAAGCTTCACCAGTTACGAGGCCCGTTTGGGTCAGTTAAGTGGGTAAATATTTATTTGGTTTTACAGTCAGGCTGAACCTGCCTTGAAGAGCGGTTATGTCTCACATACTTCATGTATTCCTGCGGTTTTACAAACCGTTTATACATGCGGAAAATAATCTGATACCGTTCTTCCATTGCCCGCTTGACGATTCCTTCGATTCGGGAATCGGTCAGATCAAGCAGAAGTTCTTCCAGTTCACGCTTAAGTAAGTACTCCATTTCCTGTGTTTCTTTTGCATTAAGCATCAATCCAAACATAGGTCACCTCGGCTTCCAGCATGTGCGTCATCTTATGACTGTTCTCGGTGGGTGTACTCGAACGCGATTGATATCGTGCTCCTTTACAAATTATTTTCCACTTCTTTACTTTTTATTCACAACGAATTTTCAGGCTTTTTCCCGGCCGGAAAAAGTTTGTCTCTCCTGTTCATAAATGCCCGTCCACGGAATACATATGAGGTAACAATGGACAAGGAGGGCTCCTGATGAATTTTTTCTGGGTATGGAGTGCCAAACGTTTAAAACGCTATACAATTGTTGTACTGGCTGCGCTGTTTACAGCCGGGATCCTTTATGTAGAACGGACACAGATTCCTGTTTTTTCAACTGGTGAAAAACCGGTCGCCATTTACAAGGTGGAGACGGAAGACAAGGACATAGCCCTGACCTTTAACATCAGCTGGGGAGAAGAGCGCGCGCTTCCGATTCTTGATGTGCTGAAAGAAAACAGCGTGGAGAACGCCACCTTCTTCCTTTCTGCTGCCTGGGCTGAGCGTCACCCTGAGATCGTGGAGCGGATCCTTGAGGACGGCCACGAAATCGGCAGTCATGGCTTCCGGCATGAGCACTATACAAAATGGGAAGATGATTCAATCAAAAAAGACATTCTCACCGCCCACGAGATCATTAAAAAAGTGAGCGACACGACACCGCAGTTTCTCCGTCCGCCTAACGGAAATTTCGACGAGCGAGTTCTGGAAATTGCCGAAAAACTCAACTATGATGTGGTGCACTGGAGCATTGACTCCCACGACTGGCTCAATCCTGGTGCTGATGAAATTATCGAGAATGTCGTGAGCAAAGCGTCACCGGGAGATATCGTTCTCTTCCACGCTTCCGACTCTGCCCAGCAGACAGCCGAAGCCCTGCCTGATATCCTGGATAAACTGAAATCAGACGGATTCACCTTCGTCTCTGTGTCAGAACTCATGACCGGTGCCGACACCACGACCGAGGAAATCCGCTAAAATGCAAAATGGGGACGGTTCCCGCGTAACATCTGTTACGCGGGAACCGTCCCCATTTCACATTCGACATTAATTCGGCTGTTCGTGGAGCCGGTGCAGCACGAGCAGCTGCCATGTGTTGGCTACAAGCAGCGGTACAATCGCCGTAAGCAGAAACGTCATATCGTTTTCCCTGAGAGCAGGGATCCACTCAATTGTAGTCACCACCACCATAAAGAACAGTGCCGGAATAAAGGCGGTGAAGTTCGTATCCTTCGCTTTCAGGTAGGCTACAATAACGGCGTAGACAAGAAGTAAAAACGGCAGTATTGCATAGTCCGTAATGGTCTCCTCAGCAGTACCGAATGCCCAGTAACGGAACAGCATCAAATCGAAAAGCGCAAACAGAATCAGGACGACCTGGATTCGGTTCCACAGCTTGGTGGATTTAAAGATCCCGAGCCCGAAGCGGTGAATTGTCAGGTACGCAAAGAAACCCATCTGTGCGATAATTGTCCAGATTCCCGCCCCGATAAAGAGCATGAATACGCCCCCCACCTGGCCGTTACGAAGATCCTGCATATGTGTATTAAAATCGAGCATGATGCCCATGAGTAAACCAGCTGTCGTTCCGATCAGAAACGTGCTCCAGAATAGAAAAACCACTTTTCTTGTATTCACAATCGTGCCTCCAGTATTCGTGTTAATGCCACCCTCCATTGTATCAGAACGCATAGTCCTGTATCCACTCTTTTTCCATCAATGAAGGAGCCATTTGTGGCAATTTAAGCAACTTATCCAGCCCGGCATAAACTCCCCCCTGTTGAGGCATATTAGGGACAAACGTATAAGAAAGGGGCTGGCACCGATGAGGCACGTCTTCACTAAGACAGCAGCCTTAAGCTTCGTTCTGGTCGGTTTACTCTTATTCACAGGCTGTGCAGCCGTGGAGGATCAGAGTCAGCCTGACTATGAAGACACGAAGAAAATGATGGTCGACATGCTTAAGACTGATGAAGGCAAGCAGGCAATTCAGGAAGTGCTCCAGGATGAAAAAGTAAGGGAATCCTTTGTGGTGGACCAGGTTTTTGTCAAGGACACGATTGAAAATACATTAACTACAGCACAGGGGAAAAACTTCTGGACTGAAATGAGCAAGGACGAGGAGTTCCGCAAGACGCTTGCAGAAAGCATGCAGGAGCGGAACGAGCAGGTTTTAAAAGGACTCATGAAGGATCCGGAGTATCAGGGCATGCTGATCAGCGTGATGCAGGATCCCGAAATGGAGGACGAGTACCTCGAACTTATGAAGAGCAAGGAGTACCGCAAGGAGGTCATGAACATCATGGCCGAGGCGTTTGAAAGTCCGTATTTTATCTCACGGCTTCAGGATATCATGAGCAAAGTCGCCGAAGAACAGATGGCAAAACAGGAAGAAGGCCAGGATGATGAATCCAGCCAGCAGGAAGAAGAGCCGTCATCCGCAGAGGAAGAAGAAAGCCAGATGGGGCAGGGCGGCGGAAGCGGCGGAAATTAATCCGTCCGCTGCCTGCTGTCCAGCAGGCAGGCCTGAAAAAATCCCGCAGACAACATGTCTGCGGGATTTCCTGTCTATTTACCGACTTTGTTAATTACTTTATCTGCAAGTTCCGAATAAATCTGTCCGATCTGGTGACTGTCATCGTAGACCGACGGCGCGAAATTTTCTTCATCGATATCCGGCTGGCCGAGCGGCACCTTCGCAAGAATTTCACTGTCCAGTACTTCTGCAAGCTTTTCTCCGCCTCCAGTGCCGAACACGTATTCCTTCTCGCCAGTGAGCTTACTTTCAAAGTACGCCATGTTCTCCACAATCCCGAGAATTTCATGCTCGGTTTTCAGGGCCATCGCACCGGCACGGGCAGCAACAAAGGCTGCTGTCGCGTGAGGGGTCGTCACGAGAATTTCCTTGCACTGTGGGATCATGGAATGTATATCGAGTGCCACGTCCCCTGTCCCCGGCGGGAGGTCAAGGACGAGATAATCAAGGTCGTCCCACTCGACTTCGTTAAAGAAGTTATTAAGCATTTTTCCGAGCATTGGACCACGCCAGATGATCGGGGAGTTGTCCTCCACGAAAAAGCCCATGGAAATGACCTGTACATCAAAGCGGTTCACGGGATAAATACGCTGGCCCACCACTTTCGGCCGTTCTTCAATTCCCATCATATCCGGGACACTGAACCCGTAAATATCGGCATCAATAATACCGACTTTTTTTCCTTTTTTCGCAAGCGACACAGCCAAATTCACACTCACGGTGGATTTACCGACCCCGCCTTTGCCGCTTGTTACGGCAATAAAGCTTGTTTTGCCGTTTTTCGCACGGTCAAGAATCGTTTCGCCTTCGTCTTCTTCCCCGGCACCACCGTGTTGGGCAATGACTTCTTCCGGCAGCTGTTCAAAGCGGAGTCCGACTGATTCGGCTCCTGCTCCCTTTACAGCGCTTACAACAGCCTGCTGAAGCTGCATCTGTTCCGCTGTGCCAGGCTGGGCAATCGCCAGCTTCAGGCTCACAAGGTTATCTTTTATCTTCAGTTCCTTAACTGATCCGAGTTCTGTCAGGCTCTTTCCCAAGTGGGGCTCCTGCACGCTTTTCAGCGCATCGAGTACTTGCTCTTCCGTAAGCATCTATAACACCGTCCTCTGCGTATTCGTATCTAAATGACTCCACCTCAAGTATAACACTGTGCCTGAGGGAAAAAAAGAATCCGCAAGCCTGCCGAAAAAAGAGAAAGAGGGCCATTACTGGCCCCCTCCCGGAATGGGATCTCCGTTTGCATAGCGTAAAATTCCTTCATACACCGAAGCCGCTACACTCTGCTGATAATCCTTCGTTTTCAGAAGCTGCGCTTCCGTCGGATTGGACAAAAATCCGACTTCGACGAGGGCGCCGGGAATTTTCGCCTGCTGAATCAGATAAACGCTGTTAATCGGCCGTGCATCTCTGTTTGTATTTTCAAGATTACGCATAATCTCAGCTTGAATCTGCATGGCCAGAACATCGCTTTTTTCGACCGCACGGTTATAAAAGGTCTGTGCCCCGCTCCACTTTGGCGTTGGAATCGCATTTAAATGAAGACTGATAAACAAGTCTGCGTTTGACCCGTTGATCAGTTCTACGCGCCGCTTTAAATCCTCCACCTTACGGGCCCGTATCCGTTTCGTCCCGTCCGCGGCAAGGTCATGATCCCCTTCCCGGGTCATGAGAACAAGCGCCCCTGCTTCCTGCAGATAATCGCGGAGAATAAAGGTGATTTCGAGCGCAATGTCTTTCTCCAGATCTCCTGCTCTGGATGATGCTCCCCCATCGATGCCTCCGTGACCTGGATCCAGGACAACAACCTTGCCGGACAAAGGCATGTTCAGCCCTGTTGAATCCTCACTCGTAAAAACAAATTGAACAAAAATAATAATACCGATTAAAGCCAGTACTCCTGCGGCCCAGATCCATCGTTTTCCCAAAGCCTCCCCCTCCTTGTCTCCACCAGTAATATATGGGACAAGAGCAGGTTTAAGAACCGTTTCGGGTCAGGCTGTCACAGGCCGACATCTCTAGTGCAGTTTCATTTTGTACCGCTTTACACCTTCATTAAAACCTTTTTCCCACCACCGGTGGACAAATGATTCGCTCAGCTGTCTGTAGCGCTCCTCGTCTTCCTCTGAGCCGTGGAGCCATGCCTGGAACTGTCCGGCTGACTGTTCAATGTATATATCAATTTCATCCATGCATCGGCTTTTTGCCATCTCTGCCGTTTCACCGAAATAGCCGAACCGCCCGTACTCGGAGCCGAGCAGAAAGGCGTCAATGCCGATGTCCACGGCAAAGTCCTCCAGATACATGTTGCTCACCCGGTCCATATAAATCGTCGTCATAAAATGCTGATGCACATCCTTGCGCATGTCAGTAATGGATAAACTGCGAAGCACCTTGCGTTCATAATTCCACTGTTTCTTTCGTCTTTTCTCACTGAATGATGTTATTAAATTCATGGCTCTCCGCCTCTTTTTTAGTCTTATTCTCTGCTCCCTCCTCTTTCTAACACCCGAAAAAACATCCCAGTTTCTCCAGATAAAATGCCGTTCACGAGCAAAAAGCCTCCGCTTATTCCTGAAAGCTGAAAAGCGGCTGGCTCCTGTTTTTTCCCAGCAAAAAAATGAGGCCGGGACAGAAGTGTTTTTTACAGACGAAAACCCGAACAATCGCAAGCCGGAGTAAATAACCGCTCCAGAAATATTCGCTGCTTTCCGCGGGAAGCGGCTGAGCCTCCGCGTGCTCAGCACTGCGGGGTCTCACCTGCGCTTTTCTTCCCGCAGGAGTCAGCAAATATTTCTTCCGCTTTATTACGATTTGTTCGGGTTCTCAACTTTACACTTCACTTATGTCCCAGCCTCATCATTTTTATCAGCCAGTCAAACACCTGCATCATAAATTATTCCGTTTTTTCTCATTTTGATATGCCTTCCAGTTCATCGCAATTCCGTACAGGCCCGTTGCGACTAGAAAGGCGCCTGCCCACCAGACAAGGTCAAGAAGCAGGATGCAGGAAATGACAAGAACAATGATCACAAGGATGTTTCGGATATACGTGTTCAAAGACCTTTCCTCCGGTTTCGTCTGTCTGGTTATAGTGTAGCGTAAAAGAACAGGGATGGTCTACTCGCTCAGCAGGCCTTCCCCTGTGAGAAACTCTCTCGCCACATCTTCCGCATTTTCATCGCCCACTTCGACCCGGTGGTTCATTTCCTGCATTTCCTCATCTGTGATCAGGCCTTCGAGCTGATTGAGAACAGGTTCGATTTCCGGATACTGTTCCAGCAAATCTCCCCTGACAAGTGGCGCGCCCTGGTAAGGCGGGAACAGCCCTTCATCGTCTTCCAGAACCGTCATGTCATATTCCTCAAAGTACCAGTCCGTTACGTAGGCATCCATCAGGTCAATGTCTCCTGACTGCAGGGCCTGGGGGCGAAGTCCTGCTTCCATCGTAACGACGTC is drawn from Alteribacter lacisalsi and contains these coding sequences:
- a CDS encoding zf-HC2 domain-containing protein; its protein translation is MACEKTKTDLLHKYLDEEMTLLEKKQFEQHLMGCEDCEKHLRELRKTIAIVQSTSHVEAPPDFTAGVMSRLPQQSKSNKWKTWMRRHPYFLAAAVFMLLFVTSVSSFWSGGGGSQITVQGQGNFHIDEERNVVIVPEGETIEGNLIVRNGDIEVEGEVLGNVTVINGDQYLASAGHVAGEVNEVNRVLSWIWYETKSFMGEVLNVFNGSDPPQED
- a CDS encoding KinB-signaling pathway activation protein; translation: MNTRKVVFLFWSTFLIGTTAGLLMGIMLDFNTHMQDLRNGQVGGVFMLFIGAGIWTIIAQMGFFAYLTIHRFGLGIFKSTKLWNRIQVVLILFALFDLMLFRYWAFGTAEETITDYAILPFLLLVYAVIVAYLKAKDTNFTAFIPALFFMVVVTTIEWIPALRENDMTFLLTAIVPLLVANTWQLLVLHRLHEQPN
- a CDS encoding sensor histidine kinase encodes the protein MNVMFRTGLITFTAAMVFSLVVSVTIFFSFPLESWSMLWEQRVFDLPFIYFLLTVTVLAGITAGLLAGSYSKNKLTAIRNQVEAVSKGKKRTGLEEEPLLELKEIEKSLTALEHKIAEQTKTAQRLVTEHASERERSLQEVVAEERTRLARELHDSVSQQLFAASMMMATINETRPPEDDTMKKQLAMVGRMIEQSQLEMRALLLHLRPVALKNKTLEEGVKELLSELKEKVPLKIQVKAEPLELEKGVEDHLFRILQEAVSNILRHAKADKMTVLCVSRDDYVILRVTDNGIGFDVDKAAEKSSYGLTNMKERAEAIGGDLKIVSVAGEGSYYEVKVPYAKGGERK
- a CDS encoding aspartyl-phosphate phosphatase Spo0E family protein; translation: MELEQKDLLEEIEWAREKMYDLSSQLNRTSHEVVAISSYLDALLNKYQTTYYKIEN
- a CDS encoding PspA/IM30 family protein yields the protein MTTLFTRIKDAVSADLHGMMDKKEAGNPIAALNHYLRQSEKETEKVRQLVERQHRLKEEFVREHTEAAEMAERRQHQKEVAERAGEEEYAGFAAREWEEYSQRAERLEKARQDAEFQLEKLEQQYEDMKHRLKDMRVRQMELMGRENAARASYKMSKVTSESGERSFSRFGDMEQYIENLEQRVNRDYHKNTFDSKLAEIEQKLIEQAEKEKNR
- a CDS encoding lmo0954 family membrane protein is translated as MKKFLLFCAGLVALAVLLANLGPMILLAVSVWLTYIIFNQFVKTVSTAGKVWWVIAGLIVVSIGVANSFSVIGLAALAALYFIWNNWNSDRDTVLNKPSEEEDPFTSFEKQWADMNR
- the liaF gene encoding cell wall-active antibiotics response protein LiaF; translated protein: MFNQISTRMFNWIFLIGLVLLLGEALFFGPGFLFSLVLQVFMIFLGRRWYHRLIGKLLFWVGLVMFILTVLNLMAVRFIIIAMAALLLYRFYQSRMEPETITPESAGETKRQGDFLHVRPLMKNRLTGMEKTNESPYSWRDVNILGGVGDRIVDLGNTVVPEDGVIMIRHGIGNLTIHVPYEVEVAVHHTALFGGLTVFDQRSDRRFNQQVFYETSGFQTEKPRIRIVTSVWSGECEVKRT
- a CDS encoding response regulator, whose product is MIRVLFVDDHEMVRIGVSSYLSAQKDIDVVAEADDGKEAVTLALDIRPDVILMDLVMKEMDGIEATRQIVQAWPEAKIIIVTSFLDDEKVYPALEAGATSYMLKTSKASEIAKAIRATYEGQSVLEPEVTGKIMNRMRQKPKPHEQLTGREKDVLQLMAEGKTNQEIADQLFIALKTAKVHVSSILHKLDVHDRTQAVIYAFNHNLVEKKSE
- the sigW gene encoding RNA polymerase sigma factor SigW, giving the protein MDAVVKKIIMEVKKGDQQAFAELVDLYKDKVYQISYRMLGNVHEAQDVAQEAFLRAYTNLDSYDMNRKFSTWLFRIATNLSIDRIRKKKPDFHLDDPVGGTEDLNYYSQIAADEELPEDKVVQYEMQEWIQNEISELPPKYRSAIILKYLEDLSLKEIGEILNLPVATVKTRIHRGREALRKRLRNS
- the pdaB gene encoding polysaccharide deacetylase family sporulation protein PdaB; amino-acid sequence: MNFFWVWSAKRLKRYTIVVLAALFTAGILYVERTQIPVFSTGEKPVAIYKVETEDKDIALTFNISWGEERALPILDVLKENSVENATFFLSAAWAERHPEIVERILEDGHEIGSHGFRHEHYTKWEDDSIKKDILTAHEIIKKVSDTTPQFLRPPNGNFDERVLEIAEKLNYDVVHWSIDSHDWLNPGADEIIENVVSKASPGDIVLFHASDSAQQTAEALPDILDKLKSDGFTFVSVSELMTGADTTTEEIR